The nucleotide sequence AGTATGGCGCGCTGCTTTTGGCGAGGACGACAGGAACCATATCTCAAGGGATCATCCGCTGAGTAATGAAGAAGGCAATGAAGAGAGAAGTCGTGTGGATGGAGAAAGTTCTTCTGAGTATGGCATTGAGGATCTCCGCGCAGAGCTTCATGGACACCGCAACCTGCGCCGAGCACCTAACGACTTTGATGAACTATTCTCTGCCATCCAGTCATCTTTTGCTAGCGAACGATCGCCATGGGATTCATTTATGAAGCTAATTACCGAAGACCACCCTACGGCATCTTCTAATAGTGAAGAGAAGCAGCTACAGAAGCTTGGAAGCGATGAGAAGCAGGTCATTACCAAAGACGAATACGTAGATCGATTTGGCTATCTACATACGAAGACGTTGGTCAAGACACTGGATGAAAACGGTAATGAGATCGGAAGCCATAGCCATTATACCGTTCGACCTGCCCCAAAGGAAAATGAACCCGCACAGATCGAGaataaggatgaggatggccaGGAGTCTGGCATCAAGGTGGAAGGAAGTGCAAAAGCAAAGACTGGCTGGCTTTGGAAATAATGACTTTGCAGTCTGAAAGTGACGGAGAAATCAAGGTAGAATTCGCTCCCAGCTCAATGATGTATGGTTTGGAAAATGTAGTATTATAACGACAAATGAAGTTTCGACATCATGCTCTTCCAGTCAATCGAATTACAGGCTGAACTCAAATTGCAATACACCCTTAACCATGGAGTTCGTTGTAAACACTTTTAAGTAGACAGGTATCAACACTCTAGCACTCATTTCTTTCCCCGACtcagagccttcttcttgcgcatCACTCGAGTCCGCGCAATCAATCTGTGCTTCATCCCGGCATCTGTCTCTGGCTTCCGGCCACCCTCTTCCTCGGCCTGCTTACTGCCTCTGTCCTTACCACCCTTATGAGCCTCATCACCCCTATCGCCCTTGCGTCCGCGCTTCTTGTCATCCCTGGTATGCTGAGCATTTGTCTTGGGCTGAGCTTCAGCCTTTGCACCCTTGTTATGTTCTGGGTTGAGTTGCCTAGACCTCTCCTCGTTGGCACGTCGTCGTTGAACAACTTGGGCGTTCTCGATAGCGAACTCAACGACCAGTCTCTGTTTCTTGCCAGCTTCGTTCTCAAGCTGATGGCCGTTGAGATAACGCAGTCCCATTAAGGCCCAGTGGTGTGAGGAATACTCGATGAAACCATAACCACGACTCTTGCCACCATCCTTCTCTGGCATCTTTTGTCCCTGTCCACTCTCAAACACGATCTTGGCTTGACGAACGATACCCTTGCCCTTCGCCTTGCGCTCGTGCTCCTTCTCCTTAGCATCCTTTCCGTCTCTTGCATTTTCTTCCTTTGATAGCGGCTGTCGGCGGCCTGCCTTGACCTCCTTTGCAAACTCAACTACAGCCTTTCGCGCAAGTTCCTTAAGATCTTTGGAATCCATGTTTCGGGGAATATTGCGTATAGCCAGCCGAGTCAGACTCAAGTGCAGACTGGGGTTACCCTGCACAAGCTTCTTTCGTTGAGCGGCACTGGCTTGTCGCACTTGCATTTCTGAGGGTGTGAGGAGGTTGAATAGAGGTGAGCTTCGGTCGATCACACCCTCATTCAGCAGAAAGAGCTTGCGCTTGTCCTTCTCGTTACGCTTGGCGAGGGAGCTGTCAGCGAGGTTGGTTGCCTCTTGCTTGTTGACTGCCTGTGCAACTTGGAGAAGACGTCCGTCGAGCGTGTACTTGCCGTCGGGATCAGCGCTCTCATCCTGGAGGATAGAGTTCTTGGCAGCTGCAAGAGATGGGTCAGGGCGAGGAGCGCCTTTAATGCACTTTTTGGCATCGTCGACGTCGTAGAAGCAGACGAAACCAGTACCTGCAGGTTTCTCTGTGACCTTGTCCATGACCACTCGGGCGTATCGAACCTTGCCAAAATGATCAAAGAAATCTTTGAGTTGTTCATCTGTGGTCGTAAACGGTAGGTTGCGAATAAAGACAGTGGAGGTGTTATCTGTCATCCTTTTCGGAGCCAGGCTCTGCacctccttctcagcctgctt is from Fusarium musae strain F31 chromosome 4, whole genome shotgun sequence and encodes:
- a CDS encoding hypothetical protein (EggNog:ENOG41); amino-acid sequence: MLGPLDLGFAWPSEQSMTSIAFSSYSPLALRDMPQPRPNNAPSDIDTSIFTFEDAFEDLLAESQGKELPDLKSRYEQRKLLRSMYPNGEPAYFWLHRLRSQGLLEDSGPAKLMKSLANNNWDQLHQELDRKAQEVWRAAFGEDDRNHISRDHPLSNEEGNEERSRVDGESSSEYGIEDLRAELHGHRNLRRAPNDFDELFSAIQSSFASERSPWDSFMKLITEDHPTASSNSEEKQLQKLGSDEKQVITKDEYVDRFGYLHTKTLVKTLDENGNEIGSHSHYTVRPAPKENEPAQIENKDEDGQESGIKVEGSAKAKTGWLWK
- a CDS encoding hypothetical protein (EggNog:ENOG41~BUSCO:EOG09260XQV), giving the protein MGVSKNDRKRPHTEAETLDPASFEDRDNGAVKASKRARVEDRRSLFVRSLPPGATSESLTDFFSQHYPVKHATVVVDQKTKESRGYGFVTLADAEDAVEAKKALNNQDWNGRRIRIDVAEPRQRNNTTGELPAHKIRKEEHQRPPKLIVRNLPWSIKTSEQLSHLFRSFGKVKFADLPQDKGKLKGFGFVTLRGRPNAERALEAINGKEIDGRTLAVDWAVDKDTWEKQQPKEEAEPKKAPKKQQVDEEDEDDQTSSEGSDDEDEEEGGAEVNRDDQLDADLKNFFKNHMENLEDEEDEEEDDDEDEEDDKQAEKEVQSLAPKRMTDNTSTVFIRNLPFTTTDEQLKDFFDHFGKVRYARVVMDKVTEKPAGTGFVCFYDVDDAKKCIKGAPRPDPSLAAAKNSILQDESADPDGKYTLDGRLLQVAQAVNKQEATNLADSSLAKRNEKDKRKLFLLNEGVIDRSSPLFNLLTPSEMQVRQASAAQRKKLVQGNPSLHLSLTRLAIRNIPRNMDSKDLKELARKAVVEFAKEVKAGRRQPLSKEENARDGKDAKEKEHERKAKGKGIVRQAKIVFESGQGQKMPEKDGGKSRGYGFIEYSSHHWALMGLRYLNGHQLENEAGKKQRLVVEFAIENAQVVQRRRANEERSRQLNPEHNKGAKAEAQPKTNAQHTRDDKKRGRKGDRGDEAHKGGKDRGSKQAEEEGGRKPETDAGMKHRLIARTRVMRKKKALSRGKK